A region of the Mus caroli chromosome 7, CAROLI_EIJ_v1.1, whole genome shotgun sequence genome:
aggctggccttgaactcagaaatctgcctgcctctgcctcccgagtgctggggagAAATATAGcttaacattttttgttttgtttttgttttttcaagNNNNNNNNNNNNNNNNNNNNNNNNNNNNNNNNNNNNNNNNNNNNNNNNNNNNNNNNNNNNNNNNNNNNNNNNNNNNNNNNNNNNNNNNNNNNNNNNNNNNNNNNNNNNNNNNNNNNNNNNNNNNNNNNNNNNNNNNNNNNNNNNNNNNNNNNNNNNNNNNNNNNNNNNNNNNNNNNNNNNNNNNNNNNNNNNNNNNNNNNNNNNNNNNNNNNNNNNNNNNNNNNNNNNNNNNNNNNNNNNNNNNNNNNNNNNNNNNNNNNNNNNNNNNNNNNNNNNNNNNNNNNNNNNNNGCTGTCTCCTGCTGCTTAAAgaatctttcctttctccaggcagtggtggcgcatgcctttaatcccagcacttgggaggcataaaGACCACAGCTGCCAGAAATGACCATCCTTGAGAAAACTTCCCTACCCCTCCTCAGTCTGAATTCTGAGGAAAACTACAAACTGCTTTGACCTTGCTGATTGCTGACAAAGTTTTCtactaaattaaaattatactgtTGCTTTATTAGCCAATAATAAAATAGCTGTGTGAGCCCTTTCACAAAAAGTATAAATTAGCTGTATTTAGACAATCGGGGTTGACTCTCCCTGCGAGGCTGAGCAACCCCACGCGCGTCGGATAAAAACCTCTTGTTATTACAGCGTCTATGGTCAAGCTGTGTTTCTGGGGGTCGCGGTCTCTACACCTGGGTCCCCGGGGTCTAACAGGGCGGTGATCTTACTCCTCGAGGCTAATTCCAGGATGGGGAGTCCTTACTCCAGAAGCAGCCTCACCTACGCAGCGTCGACTCCCGGGGGCGAGCTGCTAGGGGCACCTCCATCTCTTCAGCAGCCCAGCGACTCAGTTCCCGCTCTTTCTGCGTTAGTTCCATGGCTGTCACAGAGCTCAGCTACAGTCGCAGCTTCCCGCACTCTCTTTAAGTATGGCGCCCATCTATGACGTCAGGAGCGCGACGCTAAGATGTCTCCGGTTGTCAAGCAGACAGCAGGTCCCTGCTGACCGGTCTCTCTGTACCGGTCGGCTACCCGTAGCGGCTCTTGGCGCTCTAGTGTATGTAGGttagtaaatgaaaatgaaaaggatggGGTGAAATTCAGACACCCGCCTATCCACCTTTGTTCTTTCACTCACTGTAAGAGGCAAAAGGTTCTAAAAGCTTCACTCTACCTGGAAAAAAAAGGGGGCAGCGGGTGGGAACGTGCAAGAAATTCCCTTTTCCCAAACTCGGGCTTTTAGACAAAACCCATCATTCTCTCAGGGACTTAAGAAACTCGTTTTTACTTGCTAAAAGTGGCCATTCTCCTCGTCTTTGGCAGAAGGGCCATAGAACTCTTCCATTAACCTATGCCTTTGGTGGCGTCTATTGGCATATCGAGGTCTATGCTAGCTTCTAGGTTCCTTCAGGCCCTTCTCACAAGAACCTCTTACAGAGTCATCCTGCCTGCCTGGCATACCCCGCCCCTATACTGAATCTCTCTAGCCCCCGTGCTTTGCCCGCTTCAGATTCTCAGTGCCCACTTTGGCCACTCCCCTCTTTATTCCCAAGCGCCCTCGGGGTCCTCTTGGAACCCTCTCTCCCAAGTCTTCTCTTCTTAGCTCGCCCCcgccccactccccacctctcctttcaTGGCCCCGTCTATTTTGCTAGCTATACTCAGTCtgaactcttccagatgcctctggctgtactCTTCTTCATGTCTACATGTAACAGTAAAATCGTTCTCACCCATACTTAGGAGCATTCTTGTCCTGTTGTGGGTTGTTGCCCTGGCGCcgtttgtattttgatttttattctgcTTCATCAAGAGGAGCTGTCCTCTACAATGAGCAGAGCGCATACTCAGGTGATCTCACTGGGCCTTCTCCCCAAtctcagagagggaggagagagacatggCTTGGAGAAGCCGCAAGTAGCAAGTAGCAAGAAGTCTCATAGTTGGAGACTAGATTAGTACagtgatagatctgcccaatctaggcatatagcttATTATTATAGTTGTGTGTTTTTTATACGGGCTTATTGGGGTGAGAAATTACCGCAACATTGTCCTGATTTTCATTCAATGAGAAACAAATGAGAGACAATGGACTTAATGCTCATATTTTAAGATATGTTAGATCTTATTTTGTGAGTATAtgttttttgcctgcatgcagtACGGTAAATTCCCCAAATTAATCTGTAAGCTCCACCTTCTCAGGAACcagataacttcctggaatgcaggaatttaatttttttttaagatgtatttattatatgtaagtacactgtagctgtcttcagacacaccagaagagggcgtcggatcccattacagatgttgtgagccaccatgtggttgctgggatttgaactcaggaccttcagaagagcagtcagtgagccatctctctagcccctgtctTATATTTAAAAACCAGGTTTATAGAATTTTACTAAGATAAAAACTGCACCTCCATGCACGTATGTACAGCAATGTACCTTTCAGGCCGCCACACTCGTAACATAAATAACCCACTTGCAATTAATTTTAGAGAGATTAAATGGTTTACACTATTAGAACTTGATTTTGCCTTCTGAAACGTATGATTATGCTCTATGTCTTTGCTCTTTAGAAAGATACTTAATTTTGATATTGCAAAAACACAATTGAGAGGTTTCAAACTTCCTTTACAATGTTTTAGAGGTTTACAACATTAAAAGCGGTTAAACATTACTGGCTTAGAAGTGTCTCTCCTTGCCTAAGGTCTATTTAGGCTGACAGAGATGTTTTAAGAATATGTCTAACTTTGCTTTTGCTAGCATCATGAaactagtttttttgttttgtttttttttttaaagatatatttatttatcttaggtatatgagtacactgtagctgtcttcagacacacctgaagagggcattggattccattacagatggttgtgagccaccatgtggttgctgggaattgaactcaggacctctggaagagcagtcagtgcttttaaccgctgagccatgtctccagccccctgtttttttttttttttttaataaacggAGTCATATGGGAAACTGTTATGTTCTACAACGACACACCATATATAGGTCAGAAACGTTCCCAGTCTCTCTATGGATTAAAAAGCTTTGTTTTGACACTAAGAGAAGTCCAGTTTAAAATCCTTATTTTAAATCTAAAcgtaaaagaaaaaatctaaacATAACATCTATAATATGTGAAGTTCTAATCTTATGAAGCTTACCAAATCACTGTAAACTATTGAGTATAGTTAAAAAATGCAAGTTAATATAATCAAATTCTTCAATATCTTCAGAAGCATATTTATAGTcatgataaatattaaaagcagagaaGGATTGTTTAACTCAGATATGTTTGGTAGGTACCAGCTATAATCTGTCAGAGATCTTTTGAATATGTCATTTAAGATGTTTAAACTTATTATGACTGACAGAGACTTCCAGATCCTAGCAGTGACACCCCCTGCCAAGGTTTCCAAGAAGATAATGGGCACAGGGGTTTGGTGTATAAAGGACTCCATTTGGGTTGTGGTAATGCTAACCACTGGGCAAGACTGCCCCACTGCTAGGGCTCAGCCCTTTCGGACAAGCAAGACATGGAAGAATTGATTGCCCTACTTTGCCTAGATAAGTTGAGGTCAGTCTCTCCCATGTTCTCCTCCTCAGAAGAGCCTCTCATCTTTGGGCCTGCTGTCCAATGACTGCCTCTGTTCCCAGTGCCATGCAGACAGTCTGAGACGACTGGCTACGGAATGGACTATGGgctagtctctgtctttttaatgGATACATCGGTTATATAGACTATAAtttatccttctcaggtctctgatcaCATTGGCAGCTAGGCTAACTGTAGCTTGTCAGCTAGGGAACAACAGGCAACTAGCTCCTGATCCAGGTAGTCACCCACTGTGTCAGTCAGTTCACTAATTAGTTAAAGCTACTAGGTCTCTTACTAACAGAGGACCAATGGGTTTGCCTTGCTCACAGACCTCGTGTTAAAAGATAAACAGATTGTAGGTGTAACTTCCCACTAAAGAAACATGTTTTATCCTTTTGCTAAGACTTGAAGACATGCGTCCATTTCTGCTGTCCTACAAACACGTGTTGACTGCTTGTTCTACACTGTTGACTTTAATACAATGGCAGTGCTAATATACCTCCTTTTGTGAACCGAAAATTCATGTAATCTTCAGGGGATCAAAGAAGTCCCAAGACTTGAGTCCACCTACCACTGGTCAAACAGACTCCACACAAGCACACCTGCCTGCTCCTGAAAATGGAACTTTTCCGTGGTCGTGCgacttctttccttccccagtAACCAGAAATTTTTAACTTCTGTTTCTAGTCACAGCAGGTTTTCACTTGGCTGACATCCAGGGATCACCTGTGGATTGCAGGCTGCTGAGCTTTGACTTGCTGAGAGCTGATAGAAACCAGTCCAGGCGATGGGATTGCTTTCTGTCTTTCAGCTTTTAATAAATACCCCATTCATTTCAGCCTTCCTTGGCCCTGAGAACATCCTAATGTCAACTGGTCTCAGACAGAAGATACAAAACACATCAACAAAACCCAACTCAAACTTgtaagagaagaagagggggtgTTCCAAAAATAAGGATGGATTTCACAGGGCTAAGGAGTCAGGGAGTGTAGCTGGTGTACTATGCATGAAGTTTGGAGTTcggtccccagcactgcataaactggctGTGGTTGGGCTTACAGTAATCCTTCACTCAGCAAGTGGAGTAAGGAAGATCAACTCAAGGTCATTCCTAACTACAAAtcaagttggaggctagcctgggctatgtaggtctgagactgtctcaaagcacacccacaaatacacatgatagataggtgataaataatagataattaTAGATGATTAATAGTGATTGATTAATAGATtgatagctagctagctagactGATTGTTAAACTGCTTTTGCAAAAGACCAGtctaattcccagaacccatgtcaggtggctcatacCATCCTATAATTCCAATTacaggggatccaatggcctcttctggccccaGCAGACACCACATATAGTTGgactacacacagacatatattcatacacataaattttatatctatatatcatctatatatttatatcatctagataaatgtgtgtgtatgtgtgtgtgtgtgtgtgtgtgtgagagagagagagagagagagagagataagagatcttgggccaggcatggtagggAGTGCTTTTAACCCACcactgggaagggagaagaggcaggtaggtctctgagttcgaggccagcctggtctacagagcaaattccagaacagacagggctacacagagaaaccaattGTGGTACTATGAAGAATGAAGCAAAAGAGGGAAACTTGAGTCAGCTAAGGAACCCGggacaagaaaacaaagacagctgTGATTTGACAAGTAGGTGAGCAACACTGCCACCTTTTGGTAGTTAACAGCAACTTCATCTTATTAGTGGGTGTGCGCCTGAGCCTGCCTGTGAGTGTTTGGTGGTAAGAGGTCAACAGTAGGTATTTGCCTCTATTGTCGGCcaacttaggttttttttttttttttttttttttagacaaagcTCACTGAACCCGGAGCTTGCCAACTAAACTAGCCCAGTGAGTTCCCAGGATCTGTGCCTTCGTCCTGGGATACAGACAGGCCACAATCCCTGGCTTTTACATGAGTTTGCTGATCCAAACTTATACTTGTGCAACCAGATGGTTccaaggcctggctgtctctgctaggtagtgccacctcTACTGATTCGCATTTGCTATCCagactctaccgaactggactgctggtgtatctgtgaagtgtttgcaagtgaatggagctgctgctgccgacctgtgaactgaactgccaaacACAGaagggagttgctccaaagaaccttttttttttttttttaaaagatttatttatttcatgtatgtgagtacactattgctgtacagatggttgcgagccttCATGTTGAAGGGAATTGAgtttttaggatctctgctcactctggtcaaccctgctctctCAGTCcatgcttgctccggcccaaagatttctttattatacataagtatactgtagttgATTTCAGATGCACCacaagagggcttcagatctcattatgggtggttgtgagccaccatgtggttgctgggatttgaactcaggaccttcagaagagcagtcagtgctcttaaccgctgagccatcttgctagcccaagatagggtttttctattacacagccctggcagtcctgaaactcactatctctggctggcctaaaactcataaatccatcctgcctctgcctcctgagtgctgagattaaagtcatgtgacAACACACGTGGCCAaggtttctggattttttttttctcctgctctgAGACACCAAAAGCCCAACACCTCAGCTTGAGAGGGAAGTCATGTAGAGTAAACACACATTCAGATTCCTAAACACACTCTCATCTTATTATGAATTATTATGTATACTTTACAACAAAAACAGGTTCAGGAAATCAAAgacatgcaatttaaaaaatatatatatgtgtgtgtaagtgtccctgcttcccaaattctgggattataaatgtgtgCCACAGAGCCTGGCACCATTATTGCAGTCTGACTTTCACAGGGTCTAAGCCAACATAGCTCCAGTGAAACTATTATTGATCCTGAGAAACATCTACACCCAGACACAGGCAAAGCCAGGATAGTCCCTTCAATTTTATTGGGCtctgaaatgtgattttttttttcatgaaagagCAGCTTAGTGGCTTATGCAGATTTTGAACTTGAGCCGTAGAGACAGCCGTGGAAGACAAATGAGAATGAACTGGTGGAGTGTAGTCAGGTGGCCTGCCTGGGGCCGTTTGTTGGATGTTgagttttttggttggtgggtttCTTGGCAAGGGCATTTCTGAAGCTCTGAGTTTCTTCTTGATGGCTGGTCAAAGTCTAAGTGAGCATGTCTGTTGGGGGAGGAGCCTGTAGATGCTGGTGTCTAGCTTTCATAGGACTAGGGCAAATACATAAATGATGCCTATAAAGGCTAGTATGGCCAACATATTAAACCACATAGTTCGAGATGAGTTCCGGTAGGCGTCTTCCCAGGCGCTGCATTTATTGGCTTCGTTGGTCTGTAAGGGTAGGAGCATGAGTATGGGTTTCTGAGACAAGAAGCTCTTGGAAGGAGGGTTGGAGCCCAATAGCCACTGTGGGAAGAGCCCGACCCAAGACCTAGGACAACAAGCAGTTGCAGGTGGCAAGCAGAGGATAGAATGAGCAGTGGaggcggtggggggtggggggtggatagTTTTACCTGGTGGCTGAAGTATAGGGCTAACAGCCCAAAGGGCAGGAAAAGAATCAGCGCCAAGACCGCCAGCAAGGTGTAATTCCGAGCGTAAAATTTCAGTTCATCTGGAGTCTGTGGACGGTCTAGTGGCTTCCTACCTGGGGCTCCTTGTTGGCCTGTATCCATGATCTTTTCACTCAACGACAGATCCTGGTGTCTTGAAAATAGAGACCCAGATCCACCGCACTTCCCCGGGCCCTACCCAGAATCCTAAGAGCTGCGCAGTCAAAGGACTTTCTTCATAATGGATGTAAGGACATCTCCAGTCCTGATTGGCTACTCTCAAGAGGTGGGCGTGGTCGCGCTGTTTTTAGACAGTTCGTGCCAAGGAAGTGTGGTGCTGTGATAACTTTGTTCTTGTACCCTTACAGGGATTGATTGTGGGAAAGTctgcctcttgcctctttcttCTGCCGAGTACCAAGGGATAGAAGGAAGGCCTCAGAAGAGCAGGTAGATAAACCTGTGAGAAAGCTAGATTTAGCCAGGCATTGTGGCGACCatctttaattacagcacttgtACAGACTGAGGCAAATCTCCCAATCTCTGTAAATGCAgtgccagcttggtctacacagccagttcTGGGACTACATAgtgatgccctgtctcaaaataatgcCTGCCAGGTCTCAATAGTAAAATCTTACCTGTAGAAAGAAAGATAAGTGGTAGATagactgatagatgatagatagatagatagatagatagatagatagatagatagatagatagatagatagaaccaGATGAGTTGTGgccacttataatcccagcatttcagaaaggatttcatatagcccaggctggcctggaattcacttcACAGCCAAGAATGAGTTTGATCTCTTGACCCTCTCTTTTCTGCCTTCTGAAGTATAAGGATTGCAGACATACTCCCTATATATCTGGAAgaaaaattgtatgtatgtatgtatgtatgtatgtatgtatgtaagaacTGCCTTAAAGTGGAATGCCACTTAAATGTAGATATAACTCAATGGTTTTAGTCCCCcagaactgtttttaaaaatacaaatggcaTAGGAAATCATCAGGGTGTACTCTTCAGATTGCCCCAGGTTCCTGCTGCCTCACtgctacgcacactccagtgaagtttgcttggcaggccgagaagcctgggagcactcacgaggcaaagagtttcacgaaaactcacctcctggaactttggcattctcataatTCCTAGttccccctccaaaaatcccctatcccctcctccctgctccccaacccacccactcccatctgtAGCCCTTTAAAcaagcatttttaatttttgagacgggttctcactatgtagccctgggtggcctgaaacttgctatgcagacccagctggcctgcctctatctcttcagtgctgggattaaagatttggGCCATCATGGATAGcttaaaagatgtgtgtgtgtgtgtgtgtgtgtgtgtgtgtgtctgtgtgtgtctgtgtgtgtctgtgtgtgtgtgtctgtgaaggtgtccacaaaagccagaagggggcattggattccctagatctggagttacaggcattgtGAGTCACTTGgtatataggtgctgggaattgaacttgagtctttTGCAAGAGAAACAAATGTTCCTGACTGCTGggctatctctgcagcccccttAAAATCTGAGGCATGGTCTCCATAAGTTGCCTAGGCATGCCTTGAActttcaattctcctgcctcagcctcccaaatatcTGGGAGTAGAGGCCTGCCTACACATCAGGCCCAGCTATAACTGTATTGGATTACAGACAAGCACCttaaaaactctttttaaaaaaaagatttatttattatttattatatgtaagtacactgtagctgtcttcagacactccagaagagggcgccagatctcgttacggatggttgtgagccaccatatggttgctgggatttgaactccagaccttcggaagagcagtagggtgttcttacccactgagccatctcaccagccctaaaaacTCTTTAATATTAACAGCCGTGAGCCACAGTTCTGAAGTCAGCAAATTCTTCATGGTATGATTTGGTTCAAAGTGGGAAGCAGAGGAGACGactgctggtgctcagctcactttcgtCTCTTTTTATTGGCCCAAGACCTCAGCCATGGGCTAGTGTCCCCCATATTTAGAGTGGCTCGTCTCTACTCCGTGGAATCACCTTCATGAACTGTATTCCCTAGGTGATTCCAACTTCAGTCAAGGGGCTATGGAGGTGGCTCAGGGAATATTGACTTTGCTCCACAAACAAGCTCCCAAGTAAACACTGACTGGGGTAGTGGCCTGTTTTTGCTCCTAGTGCATAGCTGGTAGAGAGAGGTGTTCTCCAGAGCAAGCTAGCTAGCCAGATAAGCCAAACTGGCAATCTCTGGGTTCTTgtgagagatcttgcctcaatATGTAAGGCATAGAGAGACTGAAGAAACATTTAATGTCATCCTctggcacatatacacacatatcacatacacaccctctggcacacatatgtgcacccaAACACGTATGAACATTCATGCCTGCATAGGGATTAACCATCACAACTAGTATAAGAAATAAATCATTACGGCCCATTTTCAGAATGAGGTGCATTTGGACTTCATCAGAGAATCACAGTTAATCAGGAGGCGCTAGGCCCTTGTCCTCTCAATCAGGCAGCTGATACCTACTTGTCTAGAAATTCCCAGTTCATTCTAGGGTTGAAAAGTTAcaggcgggctggtgagatggctcagtgggttagagcacccgactgctcttccaaaggtccagagttcaaatcccagcaaccacatggtggctcacaaccatccgtaacgagatctggcgccctcttctgNaaaaaaaaaaaagaaaaagaaaagttacaggCAGTCTGCTATTCAACTGAGCCCTTGTTTCAGAAAAGGTGGGACTCTCTAGACTGCAGGACACGTTAGGGAAGGCCTTGCACTCAGAACCGGTGCCATCTGGAGAGGGGACAATCCCAGACACTAGAAAGATCATATCTCCCGGAGAAATCAGCCATGAGGACCTCAGGGGACGAGGCAATGCAACAGGAATAGAAAAAGCACTGGTTTGCACCAAACGGGTTTGTCAGCTGTCTTTGCCTTTTCTGTAGGCTGATGCTCGATATCataaatcagaaaataaactGCCCCACTCTTGGTCCTCAGAGTCTCCAATACTCTTATTATGAAGTGAGAACCACTGTTTCTCACACCTCAGGCTTTGGCTGAAGGACTACTTGGCTTAGAAGAAAGAGACTGCGTATAGAAATCATCTCATTTTGAAGTATCACAACAGCTGTGAATAGCCTCCTGGCTGTGGTTCCAGTTGGCTTTCCTGACTAATCtagtgggaggaggggaaggaaaagttTGTGGCTTCTTAGAGTGAGTAGAATGGACCAGTCTGGGTCTCCATGAAGATTTCAGAGCCAGGATACTATCTATCAGTTGGGTCCAATTTTGGGAGAACTGGATGCAGGGGTGGGAAGGGCTGGGCCCGGTGGAGGTTAGGGACCAAGCACTAGAAATAGTGCCTAATCGTTTTTGTTGTTCTACTATGTAGCTATTgatgacctggaattcactgtgtagaccagtgtcctcaaactcacagaaatcctcctgcctctgcctcccaagtatattaaaggtgtacaccactacaTCAGGCAATTATTGATCATTTTCCTATTcttactcaattttttttttatttcttcttgcctttcttttcctgCATACTTAacttggtttgaatgagagtatCTCTtgcaggctcatgtatttgaacacctgGTCTGTAGGTGGCTGTGCTGTTTGGTTGTAGAACTTTTAAGAGGCacagccttgctagaggaagtatgtcactcgGGGACAGGCGTTAAGGGTTTATTTATAGCTTCATGCCACTCCTCCCCACTGCTTCTGGTTCCTGTATGCAGATAAAATGTGATCCATCGGCCAgcttctcctcctgtctccatgtgatGTCTCCCCTAGCATGAGGAATTCCTCTAGAAtagtgtgttggtttgaatatgcttgccccataggaagtggcactgttaggaggtgtgtggccttattagaagaggtatagccttgttagaggaagtgtgttactggagGCAGGACTTTGAGATCtaatatatatgctcaagtcttctggccagtgtgatccagaccctcctcctggctaccttccattcaagatgtagaattctcggCTCTTGCAGCACCAAGTCTACCTACACgatgtcatgcttcccaccacgatgAATGGACGTTAGTTTTTGCTTCACCGCTTTGTGCTCCTAGTGGATTGCACGCACACACCCACCTAATGTgttggctacctcaaaggctgtgcactcctaaaccttcctctgctaccccaggcccaatccCCAATCAGGTAACTGGTCAGCGGCCACTTACATAAaaactcacatggctggttggctttctctcctgctgcCACTTTGCCCCATCCTTCTTCTCAGAGTCCTGGAAATTCTGTCTTTCCTCCTTCTGTCCTGGCCCATGCAATTCCAAAGGTCCCGACGCCTGCacaggcatctttattgatcggTTAAAGCTGCACGAAGAAGAAAGAGGTGActgtcagatgtcttcctcagtcactctccatcttattttgatgttttgagatagggactcactatgtagccctggctaacctccaactcacggagatctgcctgcctcactgtcttcaggttttttttttttatcactattgaagAGACTTTACTAAGCATTAAACCTGGAACTGACTGATTCTGGTATTCTGGCTGGCCCCAGGGACCTTCCTGAATACAGACCCCCCGGCGATGGGTTACAGGCCTGTACTCCCAAACCCAGACTTTTATGAGAGTGTTTGGAACCCCAACTCAGCCcctcatgcttgcctggcaagcacatCATCAATGGGGCCATCCTCCAGCTCCCCGATTTTGTTGAGATATTATGTATTGCTTATAATATTTTccctgactttttgtttgtttgtttgtttgatata
Encoded here:
- the LOC110297728 gene encoding transmembrane protein PMIS2 is translated as MDTGQQGAPGRKPLDRPQTPDELKFYARNYTLLAVLALILFLPFGLLALYFSHQTNEANKCSAWEDAYRNSSRTMWFNMLAILAFIGIIYVFALVL